From the genome of Bosea sp. Tri-49, one region includes:
- a CDS encoding MtnX-like HAD-IB family phosphatase, translating to MNWQAIVDFDGTISREDTTDRVLQRFAEPGWEEIEADWVAGRIGSRECMERQVALLHASPDVFDTFVSSLAIDWGFAAFVRLCQRAAIPVTVVSDGLDRTIHALLGRAGLSGLTVVANHIEPLPGDCWRLTSPHADPSGGCASGTCKCRVASSLSRPLTLLVGDGRSDFCVAGQADLVFAKNGLIAHCRDNGIGHRPFTTFSEAVGLLETLLSDSATEPATPARKDMING from the coding sequence ATGAACTGGCAGGCAATCGTCGATTTCGACGGGACGATTTCACGCGAGGATACGACCGACCGGGTCCTGCAGCGCTTCGCGGAGCCGGGCTGGGAGGAGATCGAGGCGGATTGGGTCGCCGGGCGGATCGGCTCGCGTGAGTGCATGGAACGCCAGGTCGCCCTGCTGCACGCTTCGCCGGATGTGTTCGACACCTTCGTGTCGTCGCTCGCGATCGACTGGGGCTTTGCCGCCTTCGTCCGGCTGTGCCAGCGCGCTGCGATCCCGGTAACCGTCGTCTCGGACGGACTCGATCGCACCATTCATGCGCTGCTGGGACGGGCCGGCCTGAGCGGCCTCACCGTCGTCGCCAATCATATCGAGCCGTTGCCGGGCGATTGCTGGCGGTTGACCTCGCCGCATGCCGACCCCTCCGGCGGCTGCGCCAGCGGCACCTGCAAATGCCGCGTCGCCAGCAGCCTGAGCCGGCCGCTGACGCTGCTGGTCGGCGATGGCCGCTCGGATTTCTGCGTCGCCGGCCAGGCCGACCTCGTCTTCGCCAAGAACGGGCTGATCGCGCATTGCCGTGACAACGGCATTGGCCACCGCCCGTTCACCACCTTCTCCGAGGCCGTCGGCCTCCTCGAAACCCTGCTGTCGGACTCCGCGACGGAGCCGGCGACCCCCGCCCGCAAGGACATGATCAATGGATGA
- a CDS encoding hydantoinase B/oxoprolinase family protein, with protein sequence MSNRWRIGFDIGGTFTDFILYDGEERSVLLHKRLTTPHDPSEAALIGLGELVEMAGITLADVGDIVHGTTLVTNAVIERKGSRLGLITTRGFRDILEMGTEQRYDIYDLFLTFPDPLVSREHRLEVPERMDRDGKVVTALDADAVRKAARELAAAGCEAIAICFLNSYRNPAHEQEAGRIVRETCPELTISLSSEVVAEIWEYQRFVTTAANAYVQPLMRRYLERLERELAARSFTGALRLMHSAGGLVSPETARTFPIRLLESGPAGGGLATALFGELAGHKDVISFDMGGTTAKACMIEDGRAEIAPMLEAGRVNRFAKGSGLPIKAPVIDMIEIGAGGGSIAAIDEVGLLKVGPHSAGSDPGPACYGMGGTKPTVTDANLVLGYYDPGFFLGGRMALDLDAARKAVATVAEPLGLSVEQAAWGIHKVVVESMGAAARVHLVEKGKDPRHYAMVGFGGAGPAHAVDVARVLGVKQVIIPPASGAASALGFLAAPLSFDQVRSLPVEFSEGFDAAAVNRVLTELEEEGRKHLIEAGVKPGDVMVERSADMRLVGQMHDISVPLPSGAIDASSLDAIRAAFSKTYSARYTSVYEGARLEAINFRVRCAGPVPTLSLSGATGGGDAMAKLKGSRRAWFEGGWSEAGVYDRYALRSGDTISGPAIIEEREATTIVPPGDNVTIDDVLNLIIHVGQANAVETTITADMPLAEAARRIEADPISLEIMWSRMINVVEEMWLTVCRTAFSLVISEAQDFACELLDPEGETLAHSPRAMPVFNLTLPRAVKALLERYPAETLRPGDVLITNDPWLCAGHLFDIAIVTPVFLGNRVVGLMGTVGHVSDIGGTKDSLRAREIYEEGFQIPPMKLYEAGKINETLVRLLAENVRNSEQVLGDLHSFVAANAIGAERLASFLTDYGMQDLRALAHVVQSRSEKAMREAIRALPDGVYHGTVSNNPLGTPMTYPLALTVKGDTIHLDFAGAPPQLPQGGLNCTLNYTMAHATYPLKCMLTPSVRGNAGCYRAFSIDAPKGSILNCDKPMAVNLRTRTGWYLAPNIFRALSQAAPRQVQAFTGLPVAASVYGRDQAGDTYSDMLFVGGGQGGSAHGDGKSGLLYPTSAANTSIETFESRVPVLVVEKTYLTDSGGAGRQRGGLGQRVRLRKLSDDGLPTLVSVYPEGVNNPIPGLFGGKAGGGASGRVIDEQGHVLKDVGTGDLVQVKQPHEIVELVLAGGAGYGPAAERPREAIARDIALGLVSPEAARRDYGMHAAHASQDVGEAKTGILVA encoded by the coding sequence ATGAGCAATCGTTGGCGCATCGGCTTCGACATCGGCGGCACCTTCACCGACTTCATCCTCTATGACGGTGAGGAGCGTTCGGTCCTCCTGCACAAGCGCCTGACCACCCCGCACGACCCATCGGAAGCTGCGCTGATTGGCCTCGGCGAGCTCGTCGAGATGGCCGGGATCACGCTCGCCGATGTCGGCGACATCGTCCACGGCACGACTTTGGTCACCAACGCCGTGATCGAGCGCAAGGGCTCCAGGCTCGGCCTGATCACCACCAGGGGCTTCCGCGACATCCTCGAAATGGGGACCGAGCAGCGCTACGACATCTACGATCTCTTCCTGACCTTCCCCGACCCGCTGGTCTCGCGCGAGCACCGCCTCGAAGTGCCCGAGCGCATGGACCGAGACGGCAAGGTCGTGACCGCGCTCGATGCCGACGCTGTCCGCAAGGCTGCCCGCGAGCTCGCCGCCGCCGGCTGCGAGGCGATCGCGATCTGCTTCCTCAACAGCTACCGCAATCCCGCCCATGAGCAGGAAGCCGGCCGCATCGTCCGCGAGACCTGCCCGGAGCTCACCATCTCCCTGTCGAGCGAAGTCGTCGCCGAGATCTGGGAGTACCAGCGCTTCGTCACCACCGCGGCCAACGCCTATGTCCAGCCGCTGATGCGGCGCTATCTCGAGCGGCTTGAGCGCGAGCTCGCCGCCCGTTCCTTCACCGGCGCGCTCCGGCTGATGCATTCGGCCGGTGGCCTGGTCTCGCCCGAGACGGCGCGCACCTTCCCGATCCGCCTGCTCGAAAGCGGCCCGGCCGGCGGCGGCCTCGCCACGGCCCTGTTCGGCGAGCTCGCCGGCCATAAGGACGTGATCTCCTTCGACATGGGCGGCACCACCGCCAAGGCCTGCATGATCGAGGACGGCCGCGCCGAAATCGCGCCGATGCTGGAGGCCGGCCGCGTCAACCGCTTCGCCAAGGGCTCCGGCCTGCCGATCAAGGCGCCGGTGATCGACATGATCGAGATCGGCGCCGGTGGCGGCTCGATCGCGGCGATCGACGAGGTCGGCCTGCTCAAGGTCGGCCCGCATTCGGCCGGCTCCGATCCCGGCCCGGCCTGCTACGGCATGGGCGGCACCAAGCCGACCGTAACCGACGCCAATCTCGTGCTCGGCTATTACGATCCCGGCTTCTTCCTCGGCGGGCGCATGGCGCTCGATCTGGACGCGGCGCGCAAGGCCGTCGCCACCGTGGCCGAGCCGCTCGGTCTCTCGGTCGAGCAAGCGGCCTGGGGCATCCACAAGGTCGTGGTCGAGAGCATGGGCGCGGCCGCCCGTGTCCACCTCGTCGAGAAGGGCAAGGATCCCCGCCACTACGCCATGGTCGGCTTCGGCGGCGCCGGTCCCGCCCATGCCGTCGACGTCGCCCGCGTGCTCGGCGTCAAGCAGGTCATCATCCCGCCGGCTTCGGGCGCGGCCTCAGCGCTCGGCTTCCTCGCTGCGCCACTTTCCTTCGATCAGGTGCGCTCGCTGCCGGTCGAGTTCTCCGAGGGCTTCGACGCCGCCGCCGTCAACCGCGTGCTGACCGAGCTCGAAGAAGAGGGGCGCAAGCACCTGATCGAAGCCGGGGTGAAGCCTGGCGACGTCATGGTCGAGCGCTCGGCCGATATGCGCCTCGTCGGCCAGATGCACGACATTTCCGTGCCGCTGCCCTCCGGCGCGATCGACGCCTCCAGCCTGGACGCGATCCGCGCCGCCTTCAGCAAGACCTATTCGGCCCGCTACACCTCGGTCTACGAGGGCGCGCGACTGGAGGCGATCAACTTCCGCGTCCGCTGCGCCGGCCCGGTACCGACGCTGTCGCTCTCCGGCGCGACCGGCGGCGGCGACGCCATGGCCAAGCTCAAGGGCAGCCGCCGCGCCTGGTTCGAGGGCGGCTGGAGCGAGGCTGGCGTCTATGACCGCTACGCCCTGCGTTCGGGCGACACGATCAGCGGCCCGGCGATCATCGAGGAGCGCGAGGCGACCACGATCGTCCCACCGGGCGACAATGTTACCATCGACGATGTCCTGAACCTGATCATCCATGTCGGCCAGGCCAATGCCGTCGAAACCACGATCACTGCCGACATGCCGCTGGCCGAGGCCGCGCGGCGCATCGAGGCCGATCCGATCTCGCTCGAGATCATGTGGAGCCGGATGATCAACGTCGTCGAGGAGATGTGGCTCACCGTCTGCCGCACCGCCTTCTCGCTGGTGATCTCGGAAGCCCAGGACTTCGCCTGCGAATTGCTCGATCCCGAAGGCGAGACATTGGCGCACTCACCCCGCGCCATGCCGGTCTTCAACCTGACGCTGCCGCGCGCGGTGAAAGCGCTGCTGGAGCGCTATCCCGCGGAGACGCTGAGGCCCGGCGATGTACTGATCACCAATGATCCCTGGCTCTGCGCCGGCCATCTCTTCGACATCGCCATCGTTACCCCGGTCTTCCTCGGCAACCGCGTCGTCGGCCTGATGGGCACCGTCGGCCACGTCTCCGACATCGGCGGCACCAAGGACTCGTTGCGCGCCCGCGAGATCTACGAGGAAGGCTTCCAGATCCCGCCGATGAAGCTCTATGAAGCCGGCAAGATCAACGAGACGCTGGTCCGCCTGCTCGCCGAGAACGTCCGCAATTCCGAGCAGGTGCTCGGCGACCTGCACTCCTTCGTGGCGGCGAATGCGATCGGCGCCGAGCGGCTGGCCTCCTTCCTTACCGATTACGGCATGCAGGATTTGCGGGCGCTGGCCCATGTCGTGCAGAGCCGCTCGGAGAAGGCGATGCGCGAGGCGATCCGCGCGCTGCCGGACGGCGTCTATCACGGCACCGTCTCGAACAATCCGCTCGGCACGCCGATGACCTATCCGCTGGCGCTGACGGTCAAGGGCGACACGATCCATCTCGACTTTGCCGGCGCGCCGCCGCAGCTGCCGCAGGGCGGGCTGAACTGCACGCTCAACTACACGATGGCGCACGCCACCTACCCGCTGAAGTGCATGCTGACGCCATCAGTGCGCGGCAATGCCGGCTGCTACCGCGCCTTCTCGATCGACGCGCCCAAGGGCTCGATCCTGAACTGCGACAAGCCGATGGCAGTGAACCTGCGCACCCGCACCGGCTGGTACCTCGCGCCGAACATCTTCCGTGCTCTGTCGCAGGCGGCGCCTCGCCAAGTGCAGGCCTTCACCGGTCTGCCCGTCGCGGCGAGCGTCTATGGCCGCGACCAAGCCGGCGACACCTATTCCGACATGCTCTTCGTCGGCGGCGGCCAGGGCGGCTCGGCCCATGGCGACGGCAAGTCGGGCCTGCTCTACCCGACCTCGGCCGCCAACACCTCGATCGAGACCTTCGAATCGCGCGTGCCGGTGCTGGTGGTCGAGAAGACCTATCTGACGGACTCCGGCGGCGCCGGCCGCCAGCGCGGCGGCCTCGGCCAGCGCGTTCGCCTGCGCAAGCTCTCCGATGATGGCCTGCCGACACTGGTCTCGGTCTATCCGGAAGGGGTCAACAACCCGATCCCGGGCCTGTTCGGCGGCAAGGCCGGCGGCGGCGCCTCCGGCCGGGTCATCGACGAGCAGGGCCATGTCCTCAAGGACGTCGGCACCGGCGACCTCGTCCAGGTCAAGCAGCCGCACGAGATCGTCGAGCTCGTGCTCGCCGGCGGCGCCGGCTACGGCCCGGCTGCCGAGCGTCCGCGCGAGGCGATCGCCCGCGACATCGCGCTCGGTCTCGTCTCGCCGGAAGCGGCCCGGCGCGATTACGGCATGCATGCGGCCCATGCTTCCCAGGATGTCGGCGAGGCCAAGACCGGCATCCTTGTTGCCTGA
- a CDS encoding AroM family protein, giving the protein MGKLGTLTIGQAPRADITPILDAVLDAELPRLHAGVLDGLSREEIDRDFAPEPGGALLITKLLDGTSVVIDRQRTERAAQTKLAALEAAGCSTILMLCTGHFESLRTERARLIEPDRILPPTVAALVQDAQLGIIVPLAEQIASEAGKWAPLARPPIYAAASPYGGDGLSVAEAAEALAERGASILLMDCMGFVERHRQEAAAAGLPVILSNALIAKIVSEVV; this is encoded by the coding sequence ATGGGCAAACTCGGCACCCTCACCATCGGCCAGGCGCCGCGCGCCGACATCACGCCGATCCTCGATGCGGTGCTCGACGCCGAGCTGCCGCGGCTGCATGCCGGCGTGCTCGATGGCCTGTCGCGCGAGGAGATCGACCGTGACTTCGCACCCGAGCCCGGCGGCGCGCTCCTGATCACCAAGCTGCTCGATGGAACCTCGGTCGTCATCGACCGCCAGCGCACCGAGCGTGCAGCGCAAACCAAGCTCGCCGCGCTCGAAGCGGCCGGCTGCAGCACGATCCTGATGCTCTGCACCGGACATTTCGAAAGCCTTCGGACAGAGCGCGCACGGCTGATCGAGCCGGACCGCATCCTGCCTCCGACGGTTGCGGCGCTGGTTCAGGACGCGCAGCTCGGCATCATCGTGCCGCTCGCCGAGCAGATCGCTTCCGAAGCCGGGAAATGGGCGCCGCTCGCCCGTCCGCCGATCTATGCCGCCGCCTCGCCTTATGGCGGCGATGGACTGTCCGTTGCGGAGGCCGCCGAAGCGCTCGCCGAGCGTGGCGCCAGTATCCTGCTGATGGACTGCATGGGCTTCGTCGAGCGCCACCGGCAGGAGGCGGCGGCGGCTGGCCTCCCGGTCATCCTGTCCAATGCACTGATCGCCAAGATCGTCTCGGAAGTGGTTTGA
- a CDS encoding ABC transporter ATP-binding protein, whose translation MAELLKVERLSAGYGEARVLFDIDLSLAEGRSLALLGRNGVGKTTLVNSIIGVTHRRGGRIVLSGRDLTTASPEQRAHAGIGWVPQERNIFKSLTVLENLTAVATPGAWTTERVFAMFPRLAERKANLGNQLSGGEQQMLAIGRALMLNPKLLLLDEPTEGLAPIIVEELLRALKRLVREEGLSAIVIEQHARKILELTDEAIVLERGRVVLAAGSAELLADPSRLERHLGLAAA comes from the coding sequence ATGGCTGAACTCCTCAAAGTCGAACGCCTCAGCGCCGGCTATGGCGAGGCCCGGGTGCTGTTCGACATCGATCTATCGCTCGCCGAGGGGCGCTCGCTGGCGCTGCTCGGCCGCAACGGCGTCGGCAAGACGACTTTGGTCAACAGCATCATCGGCGTCACCCACCGGCGTGGCGGCAGAATCGTGCTCTCAGGGCGCGACCTCACCACAGCCTCGCCCGAACAGCGCGCTCATGCCGGCATCGGCTGGGTGCCGCAGGAGCGCAACATCTTCAAATCGCTGACCGTGCTGGAGAACCTGACCGCAGTGGCGACGCCGGGCGCCTGGACGACCGAGCGCGTCTTTGCGATGTTCCCGCGTCTTGCCGAGCGCAAGGCCAATCTCGGCAACCAGCTCTCCGGCGGCGAGCAGCAGATGCTGGCGATCGGCCGGGCGCTGATGCTCAACCCGAAACTGCTGTTGCTCGACGAGCCGACCGAGGGCCTCGCGCCGATCATCGTTGAGGAATTGCTACGCGCCCTGAAGCGGCTCGTCCGAGAGGAGGGGCTCTCGGCGATCGTGATCGAGCAGCACGCCCGCAAGATCCTCGAACTCACCGACGAGGCGATCGTGCTTGAGCGCGGCCGCGTCGTCCTTGCCGCCGGGAGTGCCGAACTCCTCGCCGACCCGTCACGGCTGGAGCGCCATCTCGGCCTCGCAGCCGCCTGA
- a CDS encoding 5-methyltetrahydropteroyltriglutamate--homocysteine S-methyltransferase codes for MSQRQKPPFRGDMVGSLLRSAPVKDARAKHVAGEIGQAELTAIEDEEIRKLVRKQEDVGLQAVTDGEFRRAFWHFDFLDGLSGVTSFETDSGIQFKGVTTKGHAVRVTGKLDFPDDHPHLAHFKFLASTTSRVPKMTIPSPSMLHYRGGRKAIDPSAYLRIEDYYEDLSKVYAKAIKAFYDAGCRYLQLDDTSLSYFCDPEQRKMLAERGDDPEQLVFIYRDVLNAALKAKPADMQITTHTCRGNFKSTFIASGGYEPVAEMVFNEIDVDGYFMEWDDDRSGGFEPLRFLPKGDKQVVLGLVTSKFGEIESKDNLKRRIEEASKFAPLEQLCLSPQCGFASTEEGNVLAEDEQWAKLSRILEVAKEVWG; via the coding sequence ATGAGCCAGAGACAGAAGCCGCCGTTCCGGGGCGACATGGTCGGCAGCCTGCTGCGCAGCGCGCCGGTCAAGGACGCCCGCGCCAAGCACGTGGCCGGTGAAATCGGCCAGGCCGAGCTGACGGCGATCGAGGACGAGGAGATCAGGAAGCTTGTCCGCAAGCAGGAAGACGTCGGCCTGCAGGCGGTGACCGATGGCGAGTTCCGTCGCGCCTTCTGGCATTTCGACTTCCTCGACGGCCTTTCCGGCGTCACCAGCTTCGAGACCGATTCAGGCATCCAGTTCAAGGGCGTCACCACCAAGGGCCATGCAGTCCGCGTCACCGGCAAGCTCGACTTTCCGGACGATCACCCGCATCTCGCCCATTTCAAGTTCCTGGCCTCGACGACCAGCCGCGTGCCGAAGATGACGATCCCGAGCCCGTCCATGCTGCATTACCGCGGCGGCCGGAAGGCGATCGATCCAAGCGCCTATCTTCGGATCGAGGACTATTACGAGGATCTCAGCAAGGTCTACGCCAAGGCGATCAAGGCCTTCTACGATGCCGGCTGCCGCTATCTCCAGCTCGACGACACCAGCCTATCCTATTTCTGCGATCCTGAGCAGCGCAAGATGCTGGCCGAGCGCGGCGACGACCCGGAGCAGCTGGTCTTCATCTATCGCGACGTGCTTAACGCGGCGCTCAAGGCCAAGCCGGCCGACATGCAGATCACAACCCACACCTGCCGCGGCAATTTCAAGTCGACCTTCATCGCCTCTGGCGGTTACGAGCCGGTCGCCGAAATGGTCTTCAACGAGATCGATGTCGACGGCTATTTCATGGAGTGGGACGACGACCGCTCCGGCGGCTTCGAGCCGCTGCGCTTCCTGCCCAAGGGCGACAAGCAGGTCGTGCTCGGGTTGGTGACCTCGAAATTTGGCGAGATCGAGAGCAAGGACAACCTCAAGCGCCGCATCGAGGAAGCCTCAAAGTTCGCCCCGCTGGAGCAGCTCTGCCTGTCGCCGCAATGTGGCTTCGCCTCGACCGAGGAAGGCAATGTGCTGGCCGAGGACGAGCAATGGGCCAAGCTCTCGCGCATCCTCGAGGTCGCCAAGGAAGTCTGGGGATGA
- a CDS encoding catechol 2,3-dioxygenase yields the protein MSAEPCFDIAHLGHVELFTNKPQESLDFFVDIFGLTESGREGDSVYLRAWDDYEFHTLKLTAAKTTGVGHIGYRASSEAALMRRVAAIEAMGCGIGWSEGDLGHGRAYRFRDPDDHVFEIYFETNKYAAPEKERPALKNQAQRNHGRGCAVRRLDHLNLLAQDVAAIRDFMPKALGSRVTEQIVLDSGDVGGCWFTVNNKSYDIAYTRDHTPARGRFHHVTYAVDQREHILEAADLFLENGVFIETGPHKHAVQQTFFLYVYEPAGNRVEIANAGARLILDPDWQTVTWTEEERKKGQAWGLKTIESFHTHGTPPGGK from the coding sequence ATGAGCGCCGAACCCTGCTTCGACATCGCCCATCTCGGCCATGTCGAGCTTTTCACCAACAAGCCGCAGGAGAGCCTCGACTTCTTCGTCGACATCTTCGGGCTGACGGAGAGCGGGCGCGAGGGCGACAGCGTGTATCTGCGCGCCTGGGACGACTATGAGTTCCACACGCTGAAGCTCACCGCGGCCAAGACCACGGGCGTCGGTCATATCGGCTATCGTGCCTCAAGCGAGGCGGCGCTCATGCGCCGCGTCGCGGCGATCGAGGCGATGGGCTGCGGCATCGGCTGGAGCGAGGGCGATCTCGGCCATGGCCGCGCCTATCGCTTCCGCGATCCGGACGACCACGTCTTCGAGATCTATTTCGAGACCAACAAATATGCCGCTCCTGAAAAGGAGCGGCCTGCCCTGAAGAACCAGGCGCAGCGCAACCATGGCCGCGGCTGCGCCGTGCGCCGGCTCGACCATCTCAACCTCCTGGCGCAGGACGTCGCGGCGATCCGCGACTTCATGCCGAAGGCGCTCGGTAGCCGCGTGACCGAGCAGATCGTGCTCGATTCCGGCGACGTCGGCGGCTGCTGGTTCACCGTCAACAACAAGAGCTACGACATCGCCTATACCCGCGACCACACGCCGGCGCGCGGGCGCTTCCACCACGTCACCTATGCCGTCGACCAGCGTGAGCACATTCTGGAGGCGGCCGATCTCTTCCTGGAGAACGGTGTCTTCATCGAGACCGGGCCGCACAAGCACGCGGTGCAGCAGACCTTCTTCCTCTATGTCTACGAACCCGCCGGCAACCGCGTCGAGATCGCCAATGCCGGGGCGCGCCTGATCCTCGATCCCGATTGGCAGACGGTGACCTGGACGGAAGAGGAGCGGAAGAAGGGGCAGGCCTGGGGGCTGAAGACGATCGAGAGCTTCCACACCCACGGCACGCCGCCGGGGGGCAAGTAG
- a CDS encoding IclR family transcriptional regulator, protein MTDLVSLLGMPKSNASRLLRAMRDEGLLETVGDSKRYRPSLLLAQVGQLYRFAASLIDRADAVVRRVSDQIGHTGYISVRRGTEIIGVTAHPGRHALRVVTSIGDRIPAFASSTGRALLARLPDAEVRALYPEGFTAPSETAPRDMDELLARLAETRRNGFAESHDEAVRGVRAISVGLGDPATGDEVALCISFPAATVEPGERLSIIRSLSEGAAEIAALTKDKRFFPLNLSNAETAP, encoded by the coding sequence GTGACCGATCTTGTGTCCCTGCTCGGCATGCCGAAGAGCAATGCCTCGCGCCTGCTGCGGGCGATGCGCGACGAGGGGCTTCTGGAAACGGTCGGCGACAGCAAGCGCTATCGCCCATCACTGCTGCTCGCCCAGGTCGGCCAGCTCTACCGCTTCGCCGCTTCGCTGATCGACCGCGCCGACGCCGTGGTTAGGCGTGTCTCTGACCAGATCGGCCATACCGGCTATATCAGCGTGCGCCGCGGCACCGAGATCATCGGCGTCACTGCCCATCCTGGCAGGCACGCGCTGCGGGTCGTCACCTCGATCGGCGACCGCATCCCCGCCTTCGCCTCCAGCACCGGCCGCGCTTTGCTTGCCAGGCTTCCCGACGCCGAGGTCCGCGCGCTCTACCCTGAGGGGTTCACCGCCCCGTCCGAAACCGCGCCCCGCGACATGGACGAGCTTTTGGCGCGGCTGGCCGAGACCCGCCGCAACGGCTTCGCCGAATCCCATGACGAGGCGGTGCGCGGCGTGCGCGCCATCTCGGTCGGCCTCGGCGATCCCGCCACAGGCGACGAGGTCGCGCTCTGCATCTCCTTCCCGGCTGCGACGGTCGAGCCGGGCGAGCGCCTTTCCATCATCCGTTCCCTGTCCGAAGGCGCCGCCGAGATCGCGGCCCTCACCAAGGACAAGCGCTTCTTCCCCTTGAACCTCTCAAACGCGGAGACTGCTCCATGA
- a CDS encoding OPT/YSL family transporter, whose amino-acid sequence MTNQTEGVPRRHPSLFEPATLVLIAILCVFGAIIGMQLLVSLGITANTSLIGALAAMALARVPLAMFARYRSVHVQNLAQSAISSATFGAANSLLLPVGIPWLLGRPDLVLPMLAGAFFAMLLDGYLLYRMFDSRVFPATGAWPPGVAAAEAIKAGDEGGRKAVLMGVGFVTAILIGFVKVPLAWIGFAGSAAMSSIPMSAFGVAFIGNIWALAMFGIGLLLRGYSSQIFGGPLFETIIPKGDLMAAYIPHGFMIGAGLVALLQVGLLLFRRSEAQKLAEAASGTSDAEVKRALGLGTIGYLVIAVFIALVGGLMTDMSIGMLILFVLYAAFAAYVHELIVGLAAMHSGWFPAFAVALITLIIGMLIGFPMPALALLVGFSAATGPAFADMGYDLKAGYLLRGNGADPAFEREGRRQQLFAAMFAFVIAGAVVLVSYQSYFDQNLVAPVDKVYAATIKAGVAPGVAWQLFLWAIPGAILQFVGGPKRQIGVLFATGLLIAFPMAGWAVLAGILCRLVWEKLRGTTGEGDMEVFAAGVIAGDAIFSFFDSVSKNFFKR is encoded by the coding sequence ATGACCAACCAAACCGAGGGGGTGCCTCGGCGGCACCCGAGCCTGTTCGAGCCGGCGACGCTGGTGCTGATCGCGATTCTCTGCGTCTTCGGCGCGATCATCGGGATGCAGCTCCTGGTGTCGCTCGGCATCACCGCGAACACCTCGCTGATCGGCGCGCTCGCCGCCATGGCGCTGGCGCGCGTGCCGCTCGCGATGTTCGCGCGCTACCGCTCGGTCCATGTCCAGAACCTCGCCCAGAGCGCGATCTCCTCGGCCACCTTCGGCGCGGCGAACAGCCTCTTGCTGCCAGTCGGCATCCCCTGGCTGCTCGGCCGGCCGGACCTGGTGCTACCGATGCTGGCAGGCGCCTTCTTCGCCATGCTGCTCGACGGCTACCTGCTCTACCGGATGTTCGATTCCCGCGTCTTCCCGGCGACCGGCGCCTGGCCGCCGGGCGTCGCCGCCGCCGAGGCGATCAAGGCCGGCGACGAGGGCGGCCGCAAGGCGGTGCTGATGGGCGTCGGCTTCGTCACCGCGATCCTCATTGGCTTCGTCAAGGTACCGCTGGCCTGGATCGGTTTCGCCGGCTCGGCCGCGATGTCGAGCATCCCGATGTCCGCCTTCGGCGTCGCCTTCATCGGCAACATCTGGGCGCTGGCCATGTTCGGCATCGGCCTGCTGCTACGCGGCTATTCCAGCCAGATCTTCGGCGGCCCGCTCTTCGAGACCATCATTCCGAAGGGCGACCTGATGGCCGCCTATATCCCGCACGGCTTCATGATCGGCGCCGGGCTCGTCGCCCTGCTGCAGGTCGGCCTGCTGCTCTTCCGCCGCAGCGAGGCGCAGAAGCTGGCCGAGGCTGCCTCCGGCACCTCGGATGCCGAGGTGAAGCGGGCGCTCGGGCTCGGCACGATCGGCTATCTCGTCATCGCCGTCTTCATCGCGCTCGTCGGCGGGCTGATGACCGACATGTCGATCGGTATGCTGATCCTGTTCGTGCTCTACGCCGCCTTCGCGGCCTATGTGCATGAACTGATCGTCGGCCTCGCCGCGATGCATTCGGGCTGGTTCCCTGCCTTCGCCGTGGCGCTGATCACCCTGATCATCGGCATGCTCATCGGCTTCCCGATGCCGGCACTGGCGCTGCTGGTCGGCTTCTCAGCCGCGACGGGACCTGCCTTCGCCGATATGGGCTACGATCTCAAGGCCGGCTACCTGCTGCGCGGCAACGGCGCCGACCCCGCCTTCGAGCGCGAGGGCCGCCGCCAGCAGCTTTTCGCCGCGATGTTCGCCTTCGTCATCGCCGGCGCGGTCGTGCTGGTCTCCTACCAGTCCTATTTCGACCAGAACCTCGTCGCGCCCGTCGACAAGGTCTATGCCGCGACGATCAAGGCCGGCGTCGCGCCCGGCGTCGCCTGGCAGCTCTTCCTCTGGGCGATCCCCGGCGCGATCCTGCAATTCGTCGGCGGGCCGAAGCGCCAGATCGGCGTGCTCTTCGCCACCGGCCTGCTGATCGCCTTCCCGATGGCGGGTTGGGCGGTGCTGGCCGGCATCCTCTGCAGGCTGGTCTGGGAGAAGCTGCGCGGCACGACCGGCGAAGGCGACATGGAGGTCTTCGCCGCAGGTGTCATCGCCGGCGACGCGATCTTCTCTTTCTTCGACTCCGTCTCGAAGAATTTTTTCAAGCGCTGA